One Numida meleagris isolate 19003 breed g44 Domestic line chromosome 6, NumMel1.0, whole genome shotgun sequence genomic region harbors:
- the PELI2 gene encoding E3 ubiquitin-protein ligase pellino homolog 2 isoform X2 produces MEAVSCKGQHSISYTLSRNQTVVVEYTHDKDTDMFQVGRSTESPIDFVVTDTISGSQNNDETQITQSTISRFACRIVCDRSPPYTARIFAAGFDSSKNIFLGEKAAKWKNPDGHMDGLTTNGVLVMHPKGGFTEESKPGVWREISVCGDVYTLRETRSAQQRGKLVENETNVLQDGSLIDLCGATLLWRTADGLFHTPTQKHIEALRQEINAARPQCPVGLNTLAFPSINRKDVVEEKQPWAYLSCGHVHGYHNWGHRSDTEANERECPMCRTIGPYVPLWLGCEAGFYVDAGPPTHAFTPCGHVCSEKSAKYWSQIPLPHGTHAFHAACPFCATQLSGEHNCVKLIFQGPID; encoded by the exons GTTGGGAGGTCAACAGAAAGCCCCATAGACTTTGTAGTAACAGATACTATTTCTGGGAGTCAAAACAATGACGAAACTCAGATTACACAAAGCACCATATCCCGCTTCGCATGCAGGATTGTTTGCGACAGGAGCCCACCGTATACAGCAAGGATTTTTGCAGCTGGATTTGACTCTtctaaaaacatatttctcGGC gaaaaagcagcaaaatggaaaaatcctGATGGCCACATGGATGGGTTAACAACAAATGGGGTGTTGGTCATGCATCCGAAAGGAGGGTTCACTGAGGAGTCGAAGCCTGGAGTTTGGCGGGAGATCTCTGTCTGTGGGGATGTATACACTCTCCGGGAGACCAGATCTGCTCAGCAAAGAGGGAAACTG GTAGAAAACGAGACCAACGTCCTCCAAGATGGCTCCCTCATTGACCTGTGTGGAGCCACCCTTCTGTGGAGAACAGCAGACGGACTGTTTCACACTCCGACTCAGAAACACATTGAAGCTCTGCGGCAGGAGATCAACGCTGCTAGGCCGCAGTGCCCCGTCGGGTTAAACACTTTAGCGTTTCCCAGTATCAACCGTAAAGATGTGGTGGAAGAGAAGCAGCCCTGGGCCTACCTCAGCTGCGGTCATGTTCACGGCTATCACAACTGGGGACATCGCAGTGACACAGAAGCTAACGAGCGGGAATGTCCGATGTGCAGAACCATTGGCCCCTATGTGCCTCTTTGGCTCGGTTGCGAAGCAGGCTTTTACGTGGATGCTGGTCCTCCAACTCACGCTTTCACCCCTTGTGGACACGTGTGCTCTGAGAAATCTGCGAAATACTGGTCCCAAATCCCTCTGCCTCACGGTACTCATGCATTTCATGCTGCCTGCCCTTTTTGTGCAACACAACTGTCCGGGGAACACAACTGCGTCAAGCTTATTTTTCAGGGCCCAATTGACTGA